The following DNA comes from Meleagris gallopavo isolate NT-WF06-2002-E0010 breed Aviagen turkey brand Nicholas breeding stock chromosome 13, Turkey_5.1, whole genome shotgun sequence.
CAATCACTCAGTACATGCAGCCTACAGGCTCCCCAGGCTGAGGACAGCCACAGATCCCTGCTCAGCCAGCTGTCTGAGTGCTCTCTGGGGTGTTTGCAGACAGCACGCTGCCTCCCAGCGCTGGTTTCCAACCCCAAATCCCCACCTGAACCCATGCTCACCTTAAAAAGGTCTTTCTTCTGCAGTGGCTTCATGTTGTGCCCGCAAAGACGTCCTTGGTGGAAGGACATCTCAGGCCTTCAGCTGTTCAtcacagctgctttgctttcttgcaGAACCACACAGGTGCCCCCAGTTCAACATCTCCCTTCTCAGCAGGGTCAGCTCCAGTTCCTTTAGTAAAAGCACACTGTCACCCTCAGCACTGGCATGAAAGCTCAGTCCCAAACAGCACGTAACAGCAGATCCgtgctctttctctctcttgttcTGCTCCAAACTTTTCCATTTTCGCTTCTAACACGGCGCTCCTCTGCTTGGCATTTGAAACACGGAGGCACGTTTATCTCCCATCACTGCACTCCGTACTGTTTGCAGGGCATTAACCTCGGCTCTAAGTGTTGGGAATTGATCTTCTGCATTCCAATTCCAGTGTTCAGCTCCCCAAATTGTTGGTCCACGGAGACTAATTTGCCACCGAAATAATCCATTTGTCACTGCAGGCTTTTAAAGCCAGGCTCCATTTTTGTAGCTGCAGACTGTGAATGCAGCAGGACTTTCTCCACGATTATTACTTACATCAATTTCAGAAGCTTCTCTGCACGGAGGGTGGGACGATAACAGAGCCTCTGTGGCAGAGGAGGGAGACTCAAGAGGCTCAGCTAATTGGAAACTAAAGGCAGGAGAGGAATTCCTCGGACTCTCAGCCCAAGCAGATACTAAGCTTTCAGCATTTAGGAGACGTATTTAAACATAAAGACAGGAATATCACACAGAGGCAGCCTTAGAATGCCACCAGCTCTCCTTCAGCTCGCAGCTCGAGGAAGGAAGCCCCCAGGgaagcagccctgctgtgggTCACTAAATCCCAGCGGGCCCCTTTCCCTGCCCAGCTACGGCACGCAGCCCCTGCAAAGCCAGGAGCCCCGCAGCAGGCAGCTGTCACACGGGGCAGAGGGTGTCAGAGGGATCGGGGGAACCACGAGGGGCACAAGGGCTGCAGGCTGGCGGCGTCCGTCCCACGGCCGTGTGCTCAGCTCACTTACACCCCTGCCTCCAAACTGCGCCGGGCAGCTGTGTGGGCTGGGTAATTGATCCGTGTTAAAAATAAtgctaggaaaacaaaacaagttatttttaagCCCAGCCAGCCCCGTGAGCcaggaggcagagctgtgagACTGCCCCGAACCAAGGTGCCAGCCGTTCCACAGGTGCGTGCAGGCAAACCCTCTCACTCCTCACTGATAACCTCGTTTCACTTTAATATTAAAATCTGTACATCTTTGGGGAAGTCACTGATTTAAAATTCTGTCCAGCTGTAGAACTAACTATTCTTATTTAAAGCAGTCGCTTCTTTATATGAAGCTTGATCTTTTCTAACACAAAGCAGTTAAGTAAACAAACTTCAGGTCATTTCCAACAGCCAGCTTTGTAGTGCAAAGTTTACACCCAGTATCTATGCAGCGAGGGACTATTTCAGTAAGGGATGAAGACTTTGTGTGCTGAGTAACCAAACACTGAGTGCGCTGAGAGCGGGCTGGCGTGCCCAAGCAAGTaatgcagaggaggaaaaaagcaccGTCTTCGAAACTGCAAgctgcaagagagaaaagaatgaagtgGCAGGCAGGGCGCATGGCTACCAGCAGCTGGCACGCTTACCATGTGCACAGTgcaaaggctgagagctgggcagcGTGTCTGgtgagcagccagcagagctgcagccccaggatCTGTTTATAGGCAGTGCACAGAGATGAAGCTGTTGCAGTTTGCAGCAGACACTCACAGCTGTTGGAGAGTTGACAGCAACTTATGGGCGGTTGTGGTGACGGACTCCCTCATCTGGTGGTATCTTTATTTGTGATAAGAATGGAGCGTTGGGCTGGGAACACTTCTGGCACAGCTCTGGGTTAGGGCAGGTAGGATGCTGGGACTGCcacacagcctgcaggcagggagGTTCTGAGGGTCTGGCGTTGGCTGGAGCACCATGGGCTGATCAAGCACTGTGCTCATGACGATCTTAGAGGATTATCCAGCTTGGATTCCAGCTAGGAATTACTGTGGAGATTACAGGTAGCACGAAACAGAGGAACTGGGGGGATGAGAGCATTTGGGATCATAGGGTGGGCAAGGAGAACAAGTTGAGAAGtctgcaggaggcagagcacagcagttaACACAGAAGCTGTCAGCGTGTCTCAAACCAGCTCCAGCTTTGCCTGGGAAGGAAGCAGCCCTATGGAGTACCTTGATCCTTCTCAGGGCAGCAAAATGCCATGTGGAGAGGCCACGTGTCCTGTATCAAAcaggggaggggtggaagcagACAGCAAGCTTACATTGCTTCCAAGTATTCCCTTACAGCTCCACAACAACCTTGCGAGGTTCTGTTCGAGAGACATTTATTAGCAACAGTGAGGGGAGTGAAAAACAGACTCAAAACGGGATGAGCAATTTACAATGTGAAATTATGCGAAGAATCTGCATTTACCATGAACTCTGTTTAGAGAAGTGCTACACCCAGGCTGGGGAGAGTTTGCACAAGGAGAATTCCTCGGAGAGCATACGCTGGAAACAGGGTCAAGAGTTAACGTGTGATGTAAATGGGCATTTCTGAGCCTGCAGTTGGTTGGGCCCAGGTCACGAGACTAAAAGAGTGACTTACACCATATTTGGATCTAGatttttggaaataaagaaaatcccACAAGTGAACAACAGAGCCCCAGCTCCCCGAGAACGCTCTGCGCACCATCAATGAGGCAGTTCTTACAGGAACACTATCTGCAAATTTCTTTACACTGTGACCTGGTGAGCGTTTGcagctacagaaagaaaaaaaatgcagggcATTCTGCCTGTGCTGAGCCTTAGTTGAGAAGAGAATGCAGCACTTGTTTGCACTCAGgcatgcacagcagcagtgtgggcCGTACGGCTGCACCCAGTACTTGCAAGCTTAGGAACAACAGGCAAAAACAAGTCGGTGTCCAAAGAGTTCacaatggaaatgaaatgttaaAACAACAAGTtatatgcaaacaaaacaagggCAGCAGCTTGGGCAGGGCTGTACATTTCCTGAGCAGTCTCctatggctgctgctggggcatCCACACGAGCAGTGAGTCCAGAGGTCAGCTGGAAGAAGCCAGAGGAAAGGTGCACCCGTGGTGTTTCTGAGCTCATGGCAGAGCTGTGGTTGTCCAAAGATCTTTCACAGTTAAAACAGTCCTCACTGAAAAATTTACCATTTACGGAAACAACTAAACCAACAGATGAGGACAGGCTAAACCCTGAGCACTAGCAATATAAACACTGTCCCTTTTGGAAGAGCAAATGATGATATCACACATACATCACACCCTTCCTGGGTAAACAGGAGTGCCAACATGAGAAGAGATGCATTGTAAACTCTGTGTCCAGGCGTTTAGAGGGCTTGCTGGGCAGCTCCTGAAGGCTGCAGGAGAGATCAATGAGGCCAAAAGCACTTCTTTGGATCAGACTTGGGTGGTTTCAGGCACTTCCCTAGCTTCTCGCAGCCTGGGGGAGACCaattctgttaaaaaaacaaacaaaatacacagaaaaaatgaagttagaCGTTCACACAAAGTATCTGCTGAGCCTTGTATCCTAATGGACCCCTTTTGCTTCTCACAACAATGCTCTCATGAAAAACAGAACTCTAGCAGCTGATGCTCCTGGGATCATCCATTTTCCAACTCCAAATCCTATTCAGAAAGGCTTTAGGGAAGAGTACAAATCCTTATGAATCAGATGATTCCCTCTGTTGGAATACGGTGGTCTCTCCTGTAAATGCAATCTGCTGGGACTCGTAGTGACTTCTTCCCTTACCTGCAGTAGTTTGGAGCACACAGATCACAAGCTGTTGGTGAACTCCTAGTTCTCCTACGATCCAGAAAAGAGCTCCTGGGTATGCTGAGGGTATCCTCAGCACTACGATACCCATGTGCTTGATGAAGGAAGCAAGTAAAAAGAGCCAGTGTTTGAAGGCTGAGGgtgtgagagagaaaaatgtctgtattttaaatgagcATTCTGATGGACAAATTCATGAACAGTGGACTAGGAGGTATTTATGAGCCAACTACACCAATGCATGCAGAGCAAAACTGTTCTCCTCCCTTGTTCTCATGTTTCTTGAACTACCTTTCTCCAGCATGCACACAACACAGAAGCAACGTCAGAAAGGAATCCCACTGCCAAGCTCAGCTTCCAAAGGGATTAACAGAGGAAGGAGTTTGGATGAGGGAGTTCTTTCAATATCAGGGCTTTTTTTGGTGTCATTTAAAATTTGGGTCTGTGCCAACGTGAATGGCAGATCTCTGCCCTCAGAAACACACAGTGGTGTGTTCTTTCCCTGACTCTCCAAGTCCACCCATGGGAGATTCTTGCTGTCACCCCTTAAcgctcagctcagctctgacCTACTGCCTTTCATGTCATTAAGTTTTTCAAGTCATTAAACTGATTAAATTCCTGTGGAGGTAAACAGAAGCTTAACCCCATCAAAGATACCAGAGCAGGTTTCTATTCCATGCAGCTGACAACAGATGGCAGTGAGACAccagctctctgcagagctctctgcagagaTCTCTGCAGGTCGAGCAGAACACAGAGCGGAGTTGGGTGGAATGGCTGCATGAAGGGCTCTAGATCATTTACAAACAATTAATGCCTTTTCTAAATCCATTTCTCAATTTTAAAACGCACCATCGGAAATTTCAGATGCTTGACCACTCCGTAGAGGGACCAGAGatccaaagaaacaaagaaaatattcaggcAGCACAGATCCAGAGAGAGGGCTGGGGTATGGGGTGAAGTAAGGCACCTCCAGTCCAGCACTTGTTCCACTTTGCAACCCAAAGACCCCGTGTGCTGACAAACAGTGTTACTGCTTTTGCAGCACCTGAACACATTGCACCAGAGCAGCTGCAAACAGCACCACGACTGCACTTTATGAACCAGTTTTGGAgctggaagcacagaagaaaactcTTCCCAGGGAAGGGCTCTGGGAGCAGCCAGATGCTGGGGAGAGCGCCTGAGCCCACAGAACATCCTGGAGGAGCACAGGACGGGGTTTATTAAAGGCAAGGTTGAATAATGAAAGAGAACAATGCAGAAACAATGGTCCTTCAAACCGTTTTCCTGCTTAACgtccaaaaataaaaagtagtgACTGCTAAAAAAGATCTTTGCTGTCTTATTAAGGAGAGAGGGGCAGCTCcaagctctgcactgctctggcGGGCTGGAGACAGAGCCTGAGCAGCAGGTACTCAAGGTATGCTTTGTATGCTTCATAAGGTTACTTCAGGGTCAGGAAGACTTTGTCTGTTGCTATTTTGTGTCAGTCTATACAGGCACATCCCCTTAAATTACACAACCTCTTGTCGTCTGACAACCTTATCTCCTAAGAACCATCCCGTTTATTTCTCAGGTTCACAACACTCCAAGCAGCGTTTGGAAGGAAAGCCAAACTGTAACTTTCCAACATGctattcaaaacagaaaatagaactGGAAACCAGTTTGGCCTGCTTCAGAGCAGAAGGACTTTGGAAGAAACAGGCACAGGTGTGCACTTGAAGGAGACCACATAGGACCAAAGATGTTCAGTGATCTGAGTATCTGACAAGATCCACCGTCTCAGTCCCACCACCCAAAACACAGAGGGCTTTTGAGAACTGCAGAGGGGATTGAAAGGAGAAGCATCTGCACTTACAGATACCTTGGTATCTCTGAGGAAGGAAGTCACAGTGTATCACAGCACGCTGGCAGACCTTGCACACATAACCCAACTGGCTCTGTAcgagctgtgctgtgcagctgcatcCCACAGGTAACAAACagccctcccttcctccctatCCCTTCCCAGCATTCAGTGACATTTTTAAGCCTTCACAAAAGATACTTTAAGCAAAGGAATTGTAAATGTTTTAACTGCTCACCATGACAGCCTTGTCGCACACGTTGAGCTGTGGCACTCCTGGCACCATGGTCTCCTTGTGCTGCTGCACCACAGCAGATATCTGCCTCATAACTCCTTGGTATTCATCACTAGCAAAACtagaatgtaaaaaaaattcagaagttGTCAGTAGGGCTTCCTGAATATATCAGGTTTGACATACAGCATTGTTAAAGCATCGCTAAGCTATGCCAGAAGACatatgctgggctgcagcaaagAAGAGCGTGTAAACAGGCAGCCACCACTAAACACCCGCAGGCCCATTGGGAACGAAAGGGCCTGGGCTGAAAGAATCCATCCTGGCTGGGCACGAGGCTGCAGGTCTGATTCCCAGCCTGGGGGGCAGGGACAGCAGACAGCCCTGTGtgctccccagcacagcagcacgtggctcccagcagagcagctcagcacagggctTCAGCGCGaacagctgctgcttccagcagccCCAGTGCCTCACCTGCTGGACAGAGATGCTGCCAGCTTGTGTTGGTTCCCAGGGGGATGTCATTAGCAAAGGAAAGGTGCTTCTGGGGCTGACTGCCTGTGCTTTAAGTGGTTATCTAGGGAGACCAGAACACAGGACAGACACCTTGCCAGGTACATTAGCACATAAACAAGTTTGCCAAGGCTGTCCTTCCAGGGTGTCACATGTGAGGTCACCCAGCTCCCAGTGTTCCCATCCTCCACTCTTTTGAGAGCTTTTCTGCAGAACGTGCATCACGTGGAGGCATTCACTGAAGGGAAGTGACAGCAATGTCAGTACTTTGTTTTCAAGAACATTCTCAAGCTAAGGGATTCAACTGCAACCAACTGTTGGCCAGTAAAACTTCACGATCGCTAAGTAAAATGAACTAATATTATGCAAACAGGAAGATGGAGAAGAATAGGAGTGACTTGTCCAAGACAAGAATACCTCCTTCATTTTGCAACATTACAGCTTCATTATTCCAAGCTGGGACCCATCCACCAGGCTCCAAGCCCTCCTACGACGCTATAAATTACCAGATTCTTACCCAACTGTTACTCCAGTAGGAACTTGTTTAAGTGGTTCAGAATCTACTTCAAGTGTTTCTAACGTGGAGGATGACCACccaatgatttcattttgtccATCACCTTAAGAGTCACTTAAAAAACAGAGAGCGGCAAATTGGCTctgaagataaaagaaacaacGCTGCCTGCTGCTGACCTCGGGCTCCCTTTGCTTGCAGTCCAAGCTGGCCACCAGCCCCACACTCCAGCTAATTTCCTACTTTGAAAAACAATCACATTTCAAAGCCCAGCAATGTGCCAACAGTTTCCAGTAAACCCTATAAATATCGCATCTCGGCAGCTGTCCAGAGAGAAGCTGATTGTGGGGATGGGCCTGAGCACTGCTGATAGAGAAGCGGAAGGGAATTTGAAATGACAAGCTCAAGCAAACTAATCTGTTGCTCTCACGCCCTGCTAGCTGTATCCTGGCTGTATGGTCTGCACAGACCACGTGGAAATGGTGAAGCCCCCAAATttgcctgctgctctgtgcatgcAGCCCTCATAGCTCTCACAGCAGCTCCAAAGACGGCTGCAAGCAGAGGGCTGAATGCCACCAGCCACCCCCTATGGCTTCACCCTCTCTGAGGACACTCCAGGCTTGGTGAGCATTGCATCCCGGTGGCACAACAGCCTTTCAGCTCAGCCAGATTTCATCTGTGAGTCCTCCAGTTGGGTTTCAAACACAGAGGGCTGTCGGCGCAGCAGAGAGCCTGGAAATATCAAAGCAGGTTTTTAAAAGAGGCCAAGAGCGTTTCATGCAAACTCGTGCCCACACACAGAGGAGAGCNNNNNNNNNNNNNNNNNNNNNNNNNNNNNNNNNNNNNNNNNNNNNNNNNNNNNNNNNNNNNNNNNNNNNNNNNNNNNNNNNNNNNNNNNNNNNNNNNNNNGGGCGGGGGAGGCCCACCTGTGCCTGACCCCTCTTCTTGCTCCCCAGATCCGCGCTAAGGAGGCCCGGCGGCTGCAGGCGCTGATGACGCGGGCGGCGGGGCAGGAGGAGCGGCTGGCCGTGCTGGGCAGACTGCCGGCCATGGCCCGCATCCTGCGTGGGGTCTTTGTGGCCGAGAAGAAGCCGGCGCTGCCCTTGGAGCTGGCGTGTGTCCGTCTGGCCGACAGCTACCCCACCCAGATGGCAGCAGGTAGGGGGGTGGTGGGGCTGCGGGTGGCACGGCGGCGAGCCTTGCCgggctgggagctgagctgttGTCTgcatccatccctgcagggGAGATGGAGAAGCACCTGCGGCtcctggctgagctgctgccgGACTGGGTGACAATCCACGCCCTCCGCACCGACACCTACATCAAGCTGGACAAGAACGTGGACCTCAGCCTCGTCACCGAGAGGCTGGAGAAGGCGGCCAAGGAGGCAGAAGCCCTTTGAGTCCTGCTGGAGTCCGGGCTTCCCCTGTGCAGTTCTCTGTTCCTCAAGTGCAGCGAGCTCCGGCCGCGCTCTGGGAGCGAAGCGGGTGTCGATTGAGTTAG
Coding sequences within:
- the LOC104913068 gene encoding DNA replication factor Cdt1-like; amino-acid sequence: MTRAAGQEERLAVLGRLPAMARILRGVFVAEKKPALPLELACVRLADSYPTQMAAGEMEKHLRLLAELLPDWVTIHALRTDTYIKLDKNVDLSLVTERLEKAAKEAEAL